CATTATCGTCCCCAAAACGCCATACTGGTAGTGGCTGGAAATGTGAAAGTGGAACAGGTCCGTCAGCTGGCGGAGAAATGGTTTGGTAATATTCCTTCCGGTGAAAAATATGATCGCCAGATCCCGGATGAGCCTGTGCAAACAGAGCCCCGCTCCATGGAAGTAAAAGCCAAAGTACCCCTGGATGCCATCTACAAAGTGTGGCATATGGATAACCGCCTGGCACATGGGTATTATGTGGCCGATCTTATTACCGAAGTGTTGGGAGGTGGCGGTTCATCCCGCTTGTACCAGCAACTGGTAAAGGAGAAAAAGTTATTCAGCCAGATAGAATGCTATCATTTTGGAACTATTGATAAAGGCTTGCTGGCCATTGAAGGAAAACTGGTGAAAGGCGTAAAAATGGAAGATGCCGAAGCCGCCATCAACGAAGAGATTGAAAAACTGAAACAGGGCGGCATCAGCGAAAAAGAGCTCACCAAAATAAAGAACAAAACCGAAGCCACCCTGGCATTTGAAGACATGAGTGTGCTTACCCGGGCCAATAACCTTGCCTTTTATGAATTGCTGGGCGACGTAAACCTGTTCAACCACGACCGGGATAAATACTTCTCGGTTACCGGCGATGACATTCTGAAATACAGCAAGCAAATATTCAATCCCAATAATTGCAGTACGCTGAAATACTACAGTGAGAATTAAAGAATAAAAGACGACTAAAAAGAAGATATGCTAAACAGAACAGTTGCTCCTAAAATAATAGATCCGGTTCAATTTGACATAAAATTGCCGGCCACCAAAAAATATAAGCTCGCCAACGGTATTGAAATATATGCGCTTGATATGGGTAGTGAAGAT
The Niastella koreensis GR20-10 genome window above contains:
- a CDS encoding M16 family metallopeptidase — translated: MIQFEKFTLSNGLRVIVHEDHSTPMAVLNVMYDVGARDEDANKTGFAHLFEHLMFGGSKNIEDFETPLQMAGGENNAYTSNDVTNYYITLPAENLETAFWLESDRMLSLAFSEKSLEVQRKVVIEEFKEHYINKPYGDVWFKLREMAYKKHPYRWMTIGKELSHIENASLQDVKDFFFKHYRPQNAILVVAGNVKVEQVRQLAEKWFGNIPSGEKYDRQIPDEPVQTEPRSMEVKAKVPLDAIYKVWHMDNRLAHGYYVADLITEVLGGGGSSRLYQQLVKEKKLFSQIECYHFGTIDKGLLAIEGKLVKGVKMEDAEAAINEEIEKLKQGGISEKELTKIKNKTEATLAFEDMSVLTRANNLAFYELLGDVNLFNHDRDKYFSVTGDDILKYSKQIFNPNNCSTLKYYSEN